ACTACGAGCACGTAGCATCTCTAGACGCAGTATGCGTCTAACGTCCACGATGTACTATACAATTTAGAGAATGGAAATGATTTGCTCTCGGATGTGTATCTCGCGAGCAAAGTTGCTGTGTTACGCTTTGACGATATCGAGCGGGTCCGGACGTTTCGCGACATTGCACGAAAACGTTGGAATCACGTGACACACTATCATGCGTACGCTAGTTGATTACTCTTATTCATTCAGCTTCAGCCCTCGGACTTGCACTCGCAACAATTTCGTACGTCACTTGTCACGTTCGGTTTCACTATGGAAAGTACAGCAGACACAGAGACACATCTACAAGCGATCCATCATCCTTCTGATGTCCAGTTACTTGATGACATCGACAAACTACGGTCTCATGGCATCAGTCACCTAGTCGCACTACCTCAGCTGGTAGTCTGTGGCGACCAGTCGTCCGGAAAGAGCTCGGTCTTAGAAGCCATATCTGGAATTCCATTTCCTACGAAAGACAATTTATGTACTCGGTTTGCTACAGAAGTCGTTCTCAGAAGGACATCGGCCGAGCATGTCTCGGTCACCATCACGCCCGGCCCTGGAAGGGTACACGAAGAAGCGCAAAAGCTGCAACAGTTCAACATGACTCTGACCGACTTGAGGTTATTCGGAGAAGTCCTTGAGAACGCAAAGGCGGCTATGGGTGTTGTGGATGGCGGAATTGCATTCACCGATGATACCCTCCGTGTCGACATCTCTGGACCCGATCGACCACACTTAACTATCGTCGACTTACCCGGACTCATACATTCGCACAACAAGTTTCAGTCCACTCAAGACATCGAGATCGTACGATCACTAGTACAGAGGTACATGACAAGCAGTAGGTCGATCATACTTGCCGTCGTTTCAGCGAAGAACGACTATGCAAATCAAATAGTCCTCAAAATGGCACGAGAAGCCGATCCACATGGTTCACGCACGTTGGGGATTATCACGAAACCAGACACACTTCCTGCAGGATCCGAGAGCGAAGCAGACTTCGTGAGTCTTGCGAAGAATGAGGATGTCTCGTTTGATCTGGGATGGCATGTCTTGAAGAATCGCGATTACGACTCACGACATTGTTCCTCGGAGCAACGAAACCAGAGTGAGGCCATCTTCCTTAGCCAAGGCGTGTGGAGCCAGTTGCCGAGGATGGCCGTAGGAGTAGCAAATCTCCGGTCACGGCTTAGCAAAGTTCTTCTGGGTCAGATAAAGCACGAATTGCCGGATCTCATCGCGGATATCGAACATAGACTATCCCACTGCCGCACGGAACTTCGAAAGCTGGGCCATAAGCGTCAAACTACGAGTGAGCAGCGAAGCTTCCTTCTACATTTAGCTCAGAGCTATCAGAATCTTGCACGTGCAGCGATCGACGGCGTATACGGGGATCCGTTTTTTGGGGACCCTCGATCGGAAGATGGCTATCGTCGGAGAGTTCGAGCGACTGTACAAAACTTAGGGCTCGAGTTCGCAGATACGATGCGCGGACGTGGGCACCGTTATCAGATCGCCTCGCATCCAGATGACGCTACCGGGCCCTCTCGATCATCGGTCCCGATGAATATGAGTCGCCAGGAGTACCTCGAGCACGCCAAGTCTCTTCTGATAAGGAGCCGGGGCAGAGAGTTGCCAGGAACCTTCAACCCGATGCTCATCGCCGACTTGTTCCACGAGCAGTGTACACCATGGAGATCCATAGTTCTGCAGTACGTCGAAGCCATATGGACTGCTGCTAGAGATTTTCTTGATTCAGCATTCAACTATCTCACGCAAGAGCAGACTGCTGAACTCATTATGCGAGAAATGATCGAGCCCGACCTGCAACACCGGCTAGTCAACATGTGTGCCAAAGTTGACTCAATTCTCGACCAGTATAAATCAGGACATCCCATAACCTACAATCACTATTTCACCGAAACTATTCAAAACGTGAGGACCAAGAGGATGGAAGACGACCTGACGCAGAAGCTCCGCAGGTTTCTCAACCTCCAAGATGGCGAAGTTCTAGAAGAACTGAATTTCACGAAACTGAAGAAGTCAAGTCTGGTCTCCGCACTTTCCACTAAGAACGAGATCGATATGGACAGGTATGCTTGTGGAGAAGCGGTCGACTGCATGTTTGCATTCTACAAGGTAGATTATGCTTCTTCACGTGCGACCTACATTCTGATACTCATGTCGTGACAGGTTGCCATGAAGAATGTTGTTGACAATGTCGCGACGCAGTGTTGGGAAGATCTTCTAATCAAAGCGCTCCCGGATGTTCTGACCCCTACTGCAATCATTGAGATGGAAGCAGTCGAAATTAACAAGATCGCAAAAGAGCCAGGCGTCAACGTTGATCAGAGAAATGCCTTAACAAAAACACTGCAGATGCTTGAATTGGGCTTGGAGACGTGCCGAAGACACGTAAGTTTCAGGGTCCCTGGTAGGTGATTCCTAGTGTGTCATATTACGCTCTACATACTTATTCGTGACCAAAGTAGGCCAAGTTTACAGCTACGCTACAGAACTCGACAAAAGTCGGACCGAGGTTCTGTCCCAGCCTAATAGCCTTGAAAATGCTAGGTTGTGTCAGGAAAAGGAAGCAACATCTGCTAAGCAGTCACCAGAGTTTGTACAGCCAGTAACGAATCATCCACCTACATCCATCGAGGAGCACGTCGCATCGGTCATCAGCAATGGTAGCGATACCCAGACTCTGCAGGTGTTGAATGAATTCCAAGCTCCTCCAAAGAAGAAGAAAAAGATTAGAGTCGTGCAGTAGTACAACAATACAGTACAGGTGTAGCTCCAGGCTTATATTCGACGGCGCGGCGGACACGGCCCTTGATGACGTGATCTCGTTAACTAAACTCACAAACTTCCAATGTCGCCCATTTCATATCCGTGATATCAGCAATGTGTACCTCTGCGATCATTTCATTTGTTCTGTTATCCCGAAACATAGTACTCGAGCACCTGGTTCCATGGTATCGAACTCGATTTCAGCACCAGACCCTATGCCAACAGGGGTTGATCAAAGACGCCAGGGCACAATATGGATGCGACCACCAACCTCAAGGCATGCCTGTCGGACATGTTGGTCAGGAACGATCATCTGCTAGATAAGTGAGTAAGAAGTGCGTATAGGTACGTCGAAGAAGCATGGACAGTGGTGGTCTCGAAGCTGAATGGGCTTTCATTGGTGTGCCGGGCACGATGGCAAGTCTCAAGCCAGACAGTGACGACCATTTCTACCCGCCCCACTAGGTCTGGTATCGCGTGTAGTCTAGCACCAGAGAAAGGAGAGCAAGGCGAAGGAAGAGATGATGGAGAGGCTTATGGAGCAGCAAAGAGAGCAGCTGGGTCGGCTGACGGCTGTGATGTCAAGTACTGTGTCGTGCAGTAGAGCCTAGATCTGAAAGATTATCGATCTACTACGTGTGGACTTTAAGGCATGGTGCCGTTGCACCCGTAGAGCTACAGCAAAGGGTCCCTGGAGGAGATTTGCATCTGTACGGCACATGAGAACGCTGCACGTTTCAGGACACAGTCTCGTTGTGGACAGAACTCTGCTCCGCGTCACGTGATGGTTAGACTTCTCGCCTAGTTGCTTAAAGATTCCAGTAGATAGACACACACCTGTTAGTTTGGTTGGGGCGGCTACAGCTTCAAGCAATGACAGCTTGGTGCTTATTGTCCGCATTCGGTGGTAGGTCTCTATGTATTATGAGACCTCGGCTTTGCAACACTGGACGAGAGATGGATGTAACGTCCATCCACACGTCACGAGCCATCCTCGGTGGCGAGCCAAATGGAGAGTGATTCGAAACTGATAAGGCCACCGAGCTCGCGCAAATGCCTCTGTTCGCTTGAATTTTCGAAATGCCGTTATATATCGTACTGTAGTACTCGGCGGCAGCAGGCTGACTGTTCCGTTCAAATCGTATCGTGACGTTCTTATCGGAACACACCGCCGGCTTGGCGCTCAGCTTTGTATTTAGAGTTTTCTCAGGTAGCTTTTCTGTATCTCAGATTCACACTCGCCAAGGTTCTCatatctagtagcttccCTTACTTTTAGCCTTTCTATTAGGTTAATTCAGCCTATAAGTAAATCTCCTAAGCTATAAGTCTCTAACTTACGCCTTAGTCGGACCTTAGTACTATAGCTAAGCGAGGTAACATTACTAACCTTATCTCAGCTCCTACAAACGGGGCGGGCTACTTAAACCTTTAGTATAGAGGACACTAACTAATACCCTAATTAAGGTGGTTATTACCTACCGGATTAGTAAGGTTTCGCTACTTATCTAGTCGGAGAGGGCCTAGCCTATAGTCGCGCCCTAGGTAATAACTACGCGGCTTAGCCTACTAGCCTAAACGACACCTTTAGGGCCACTTAGGCTATATCTCTAGCTACTCG
Above is a window of Fulvia fulva chromosome 6, complete sequence DNA encoding:
- a CDS encoding Interferon-induced GTP-binding protein Mx2; this translates as MESTADTETHLQAIHHPSDVQLLDDIDKLRSHGISHLVALPQLVVCGDQSSGKSSVLEAISGIPFPTKDNLCTRFATEVVLRRTSAEHVSVTITPGPGRVHEEAQKLQQFNMTLTDLRLFGEVLENAKAAMGVVDGGIAFTDDTLRVDISGPDRPHLTIVDLPGLIHSHNKFQSTQDIEIVRSLVQRYMTSSRSIILAVVSAKNDYANQIVLKMAREADPHGSRTLGIITKPDTLPAGSESEADFVSLAKNEDVSFDLGWHVLKNRDYDSRHCSSEQRNQSEAIFLSQGVWSQLPRMAVGVANLRSRLSKVLLGQIKHELPDLIADIEHRLSHCRTELRKLGHKRQTTSEQRSFLLHLAQSYQNLARAAIDGVYGDPFFGDPRSEDGYRRRVRATVQNLGLEFADTMRGRGHRYQIASHPDDATGPSRSSVPMNMSRQEYLEHAKSLLIRSRGRELPGTFNPMLIADLFHEQCTPWRSIVLQYVEAIWTAARDFLDSAFNYLTQEQTAELIMREMIEPDLQHRLVNMCAKVDSILDQYKSGHPITYNHYFTETIQNVRTKRMEDDLTQKLRRFLNLQDGEVLEELNFTKLKKSSLVSALSTKNEIDMDRYACGEAVDCMFAFYKVAMKNVVDNVATQCWEDLLIKALPDVLTPTAIIEMEAVEINKIAKEPGVNVDQRNALTKTLQMLELGLETCRRHVSFRVPVGQVYSYATELDKSRTEVLSQPNSLENARLCQEKEATSAKQSPEFVQPVTNHPPTSIEEHVASVISNGSDTQTLQVLNEFQAPPKKKKKIRVVQ